The DNA segment CATAAAAATGACCAAAAGCTCCTTACCATACTCTGTGGCTGGAGAGTAGAAACTTTTAGTTTTCTTTAGCTGTTCTGCCAGCGATTCAAAGGAGCGCTTCCTACAGATGATGCGGTGGGCGACGGTGCTCGATATTCTGCAAGCCCTCTCTTGGTGCCACCTGCATTTCAAAATGGGCATCATATCCTGAGTGCAAAAGTTACACACACCTTAAAATAATAGAATTCGTGCATTTTGAAACCATGCCTGAAGCAACCCATTGCAGAAATAACATGCTATGCTTGTGAAAGACAATAGGAAGAGAATAAATAGTGCAACGTTACAAACCGAGTGCATTTCGCCTGCGGTATTGTCTGCGCGGCAATTAATTCTGCCTGGGATTCCGTGCATTCCACCTTAGTGGAGAAGAAGTTGAGCTCATTGGCACTCATAGTGACCGTTTCCTCAAGGGTGTACAGAGGCAGACTGTATCTCCAGTTCAAAACCTCCTTCACCAAACACAGGTCTGCATTCAGTGCTGCCTTTGAAATGAGGTCTTCAAGACAGTCGCGAACTTCCGACATTGCTTCTTCCTCCTTCTGCCACTTCAGTGTGGATTGCATTATGCAGTCGAGGTCTGggaagtgctccaaaatgaacgAAGGTGGCTGCTCATCAGGTGGCTTGCCACCAATATAAAGTGGTTTATATTCTGCAAAACGTGAAGGTCAGCACTGTTAATATTGCTTCAGTTTCCCACAGATAAACAAGGACTTCCacgtttttattctttctatgCTTTCGAATTATGAGCGACATTATCATTATCACTGCATTCAACATGTTCTTGCGTGATCAGAACATCACGCCATGCTTTCCCAACTATTCTAAAGCAATCAGTAGAGTGTCCACATTCTATTTTATGCCGCACCACGGTGTTGACATTGTGATTACTAGAAGGCCAGTCTACCTACCTCCGAAGAGCTCCTCTACCGATTCTTTTTTTGAGGTGTTCGGCTTGGACGCTGGACGGCCCCACACTTGAGGCACGTCAGTGGACGACGTCGCATCGGCTAAGTTGTTTAGCTCGAGCGCTACCGCTGCGACAtgcttgcaggcgccgtcgctgccggccttGCACGAACAGGTGGCTCCACTTATCACGCGCTGAGACGACAGCTAGAGacgaacacataaaaactgcattaagtaaacgtgcacaagaaatgaaaacatgtagtgccaACGCTGCGATCACGCATggaagtcaactcgctgtacgattaaaccaactgtgcgatttacCGCGTACAGCGtcgcgcttattttacacaactacacgtgccgtaaagaaacaagacaGGAACACGCAGTAATAACCGAGCTAGCATCAAATGCTCGCTTACCTGAAGTGTGACATTGTAG comes from the Rhipicephalus sanguineus isolate Rsan-2018 chromosome 6, BIME_Rsan_1.4, whole genome shotgun sequence genome and includes:
- the LOC119397131 gene encoding uncharacterized protein LOC119397131, which translates into the protein MAPVVLRYGFSKITWPEDHFRRKALENGAKLCKARYAYDVEEAVPCRDSDTQVTAKCHSQVHQTSYNVTLQLSSQRVISGATCSCKAGSDGACKHVAAVALELNNLADATSSTDVPQVWGRPASKPNTSKKESVEELFGEYKPLYIGGKPPDEQPPSFILEHFPDLDCIMQSTLKWQKEEEAMSEVRDCLEDLISKAALNADLCLVKEVLNWRYSLPLYTLEETVTMSANELNFFSTKVECTESQAELIAAQTIPQAKCTRWHQERACRISSTVAHRIICRKRSFESLAEQLKKTKSFYSPATEYGITMEPMARKVFEKKVGTRVTQVGLVIHPQQPWLCASPDGLFHTSKGITLLEIKCPYSRKDDVIIDPDLCESFISYVVYEDGCLKLTRSHPYYCQVQVAMYVTNTTECFFLCTAASRTS